In Cicer arietinum cultivar CDC Frontier isolate Library 1 chromosome 7, Cicar.CDCFrontier_v2.0, whole genome shotgun sequence, a single window of DNA contains:
- the LOC101512034 gene encoding uncharacterized protein, translating to MRCKKHLPDLTSTVGVCASCLRDRLQPILEAQAKAQAQPSHFVASETDPLSSQPNFPRSVSPYVNCRKSDDRRREVLFHTMAEVEQGVSAACDGGTVSSSKRRFRRFWILSNLFRLKSNKTDNSSRESCEPSSSVTPPSLTWLSTIVPARRQNNRVSDQRRCSQLDRGASPVESFDGRDLSATGCSSESSPQRRNKTTAITTRRSRLGYAGKSLTSMALCLSPLVRASPNRHWNSHKGLAQELGAGGVHHISTAASFCANRSRKLVDFGRIAHNR from the coding sequence atgAGGTGCAAGAAACACTTACCGGATCTTACCAGCACCGTTGGTGTTTGCGCCTCTTGCCTTCGCGATCGTCTCCAACCTATTCTCGAGGCCCAGGCTAAAGCCCAGGCCCAACCATCTCATTTCGTTGCCTCCGAGACTGATCCTCTATCTTCGCAACCTAATTTTCCCAGGTCAGTTTCTCCGTACGTTAATTGCCGGAAATCCGATGACCGCCGGCGGGAGGTTTTGTTTCACACCATGGCGGAGGTTGAGCAGGGAGTATCCGCTGCGTGCGACGGCGGAACGGTATCTTCTTCGAAGAGGAGGTTTAGGAGATTCTGGATCCTATCGAATTTGTTCCGTTTGAAATCGAACAAGACGGATAATTCGTCTCGCGAATCATGCGAACCGTCATCGTCGGTGACTCCTCCGTCATTGACATGGCTATCGACGATCGTACCCGCTCGCCGGCAGAACAACCGCGTCAGCGATCAAAGAAGATGCAGTCAATTGGATCGGGGAGCTTCACCGGTGGAGAGTTTTGACGGACGCGATTTATCGGCTACTGGATGCTCATCGGAATCTTCACCGCAGCGGCGGAATAAGACGACGGCGATAACGACGCGGCGGTCAAGGCTAGGTTACGCGGGAAAAAGCTTAACGAGTATGGCGTTGTGTTTGAGCCCGTTGGTTCGGGCGAGTCCGAACCGGCACTGGAATAGCCATAAGGGGTTGGCGCAGGAATTGGGTGCGGGTGGGGTACACCATATATCTACTGCGGCCTCTTTTTGCGCCAATCGATCAAGGAAGCTTGTTGATTTTGGGAGAATCGCTCACAACCGTTGA